One part of the Populus alba chromosome 18, ASM523922v2, whole genome shotgun sequence genome encodes these proteins:
- the LOC118039578 gene encoding probable serine/threonine-protein kinase PIX13 isoform X2: protein MVTMTFTRRRSAALGKNAPEDIELPALPDETPESKLRVFTFEQLKRATFNFRSDMLLGKGGFGSVYKGLLKEKLLFKGYTRKRRIAVKKLDSDSKQGLRQWQTEVGFLARVSHPNIVKLLGYCQEIENEELLIVYQFMEKGSLNYHLFGKRSDRLLPWETRLKIITGMARALSYLHTMERPIIFRDFKTSNILLDETYTPKLSDFGLAKWGPNDGSSHVTGNVMGTYGYVGPEYKNGGKLYVKSDVYSYGVVLMEMLTGLRAIDKNRAPGQRDLREWALPFLSDRTRLRHIMDPRLQGKYGTKQASEIAVLAVRCVKANPTFRPSMKEVAETLDRLKLQK from the exons ATGGTAACCATGACTTTTACAAGAAGGAGGTCCGCTGCTTTGGGAAAAAATGCTCCTGAGGACATTGAACTGCCAGCCCTTCCAGATGAGACACCAGAGTCAAAGTTGAGAGTTTTCACGTTTGAACAATTGAAGAGAGCAACCTTCAATTTTAGAAGTGATATGTTACTGGGAAAAGGAGGTTTCGGCAGTGTCTACAAGGGTTTGCTCAAAGAAAAGTTGTTATTTAAAGGATATACCAGGAAACGGCGGATTGCTGTCAAGAAATTGGATTCTGACAGCAAGCAAGGTCTTCGACAGTGGCAG ACAGAGGTCGGTTTCTTAGCAAGGGTTTCTCATCCAAACATTGTAAAGCTGCTAGGATACTGTCAGGAAATTGAGAATGAAGAGTTGCTTATTGTCTATCAATTCATGGAGAAAGGCAGTTTAAATTACCATTTGTTTGGAA AGCGCTCTGATCGGCTTCTTCCTTGGGAAACAAGGTTAAAGATTATAACAGGAATGGCTCGAGCCCTATCTTATTTGCATACAATGGAAAGGCCAATAATTTTCAGAGATTTCAAGACCTCGAATATATTGCTTGATGAG ACCTATACTCCGAAACTATCAGATTTTGGCTTGGCAAAATGGGGCCCCAATGATGGTAGTTCACATGTAACAGGAAATGTTATGGGCACATATGGCTATGTTGGTCCTGAATATAAGAATGGAG GGAAGTTGTATGTAAAGAGTGATGTGTACAGTTATGGAGTAGTATTGATGGAGATGCTGACAGGATTACGGGCAATTGACAAAAATCGGGCGCCAGGGCAACGGGACCTGCGGGAATGGGCTTTACCGTTTCTTTCAGATAGAACAAGGTTGAGACATATAATGGATCCCAGACTGCAGGGTAAATATGGGACCAAACAAGCTTCAGAAATAGCTGTACTTGCTGTTAGATGTGTTAAAGCAAATCCCACATTCCGGCCATCTATGAAAGAAGTTGCTGAGACATTGGATAGATTGAAGCTCCAGAAGTAG